One Brassica napus cultivar Da-Ae chromosome A5, Da-Ae, whole genome shotgun sequence DNA window includes the following coding sequences:
- the LOC125609458 gene encoding putative U-box domain-containing protein 58 — MICVQSLVCFILDMAMVDSTANVLFARLSVHLFQSLPPFPSADRHGEITTFERLFLCKCRMELEHSSPETDRHAPLVYVDESDCWRFIKTVRLLAEIFKNRMLSQTTRQSIIQVLMNPIFPPERNTDSMNCFLSFVGVLADFKFCDENFKQLVQNSRAVELESSYNEQVTLRKEAEDALARNEGELDLMKRLLESYKEDKCKLHLHAQGLEQEYQNESKLRKETECALAIERESIAKVRLRLETLENEHNNLRLKAEELESNYTDELILRKESEVSLDKERNELEAMTQVFETCKIEQENLTSQVRTWLDKYDQELSVRKETEDSLSRQKEELEIVKGLLEAYNQEADAMREERDSALQTVQELTRKHLEERQPPPSFYCPITQEVMKDPHFAADGFTYEAEAIKKWFSTGHETSPMTNLQLPHRNLVPNRALRSAIQDLI; from the exons ATGATATGTGTGCAGTCTCTAGTGTGTTTCATTTTAGATATGGCGATGGTGGACAGTACTGCCAATGTCTTATTCGCTCGTCTATCAGTCCATCTTTTTCAATCCCTTCCCCCTTTCCCATCAGCTGACCGTCACGGCGAGATTACCACTTTCGAGAGGCTCTTCTTGTGTAAATGCCGAATGGAGCTTGAACACTCATCTCCTGAAACTGATAGGCATGCACCACTTGTTTACGTTGACGAATCTGACTGTTGGAGATTTATCAAGACCGTGCGTCTCTTGGCTGAAATCTTCAAGAATAGGATGCTCTCCCAAACTACTCGCCAAAGTATTATTCAG GTGCTCATGAATCCCATCTTCCCACCTGAGAGGAACACCGATTCAATGAATTGTTTTCTGTCCTTTGTTGGAGTTCTAGCTGACTTTAAATTTTGTGATGAAAATTTCAAGCAGCTAGTGCAAAATTCACGG GCTGTAGAGCTGGAGAGCAGTTACAATGAACAAGTCACGCTTAGGAAGGAAGCAGAAGATGCACTTGCTAGAAATGAAGGAGAACTAGATTTGATGAAACGGCTACTCGAATCTTACAAGGAAGACAAATGTAAATTGCATTTACATGCTCAAGGTTTGGAGCAAGAGTACCAAAATGAGTCAAAGCTTCGGAAAGAAACAGAATGTGCGCTTGCAATAGAAAGGGAGAGCATTGCCAAGGTAAGGCTTCGACTGGAAACTCTGGAGAACGAGCACAATAACTTGCGGTTGAAAGCTGAGGAGCTCGAGAGCAACTACACGGACGAGCTGATTCTCAGGAAAGAATCAGAAGTTTCACTTGATAAAGAAAGGAATGAGTTGGAGGCGATGACGCAAGTGTTTGAAACTTGTAAGATAGAACAAGAGAACCTGACCTCGCAGGTCAGAACTTGGCTGGACAAATACGACCAAGAGTTGAGCGTTAGGAAAGAAACGGAGGATTCTCTTTCTAGACAAAAAGAAGAGCTTGAGATAGTCAAAGGACTACTAGAAGCATACAACCAAGAAGCAGATGCAATGCGAGAAGAGAGGGATAGTGCTCTCCAAACAGTACAAGAGCTCACAAGAAAGCATTTGGAAGAGCGTCAACCACCGCCCTCGTTTTACTGCCCTATCACACAA GAGGTGATGAAAGATCCACACTTTGCTGCGGATGGATTTACATACGAAGCAGAAGCTATAAAGAAATGGTTTAGCACAGGTCACGAAACGTCACCCATGACAAATCTCCAGCTTCCTCATCGCAACCTTGTCCCAAACCGCGCTCTCCGGTCTGCTATTCAAGATTTGATTTGA
- the LOC106361236 gene encoding serine acetyltransferase 1, chloroplastic-like, with protein sequence MRLTCVACHIINLTTFFVRHEQIYIVRNNFKIKSTQKNILQFSKRILLLLSIMLSVSTSRGHLLYKLCSSSSPHNSHSLLSSSNHKDSMAPCIDTFRTCKPQLSHEDNSRFCYMNLFRPVHLPSRAPITNSLDGGDVWLKMLEEAKSDVEQEPILSSYYHASITSHPSLGSALANILSVKLSTLTLPSNTLFEMFISVLEESPEMVESVKQDLVAAKERDPACLSYVHCFLSFKGFLACQAHRIAHKLWSQDRKILALLIQNRVSEAFAVDIHPGAKIGKGILLDHATAVVIGETAVVGDNVSILHGVTLGGTGKQCGDRHPKIGDGVLIGAGTCILGNITIGEGAKIGSGSVVLKDVPPRTTAVGNPARPIGGKENRRMVDKVPGLSMDQTSYLTEWSDYVI encoded by the exons ATGCGTCTTACATGTGTTGCTTGTCATATTATTAACCTAACAACTTTTTTCGTTAGACATgaacaaatatatatagtacgcaacaattttaaaataaa ATCCACACAAAAAAACATACTTCAGTTCAGTAAAAGAATATTACTATTACTAAGCATCATGTTGTCGGTCAGCACAAGCCGTGGCCATCTCCTATATAAGCtctgttcatcttcttctccacatAACAGCCATTCCCTCCTCTCTTCTTCCAATCACAAAGATTCAATGGCTCCCTGCATCGACACTTTCAGAACATGTAAACCCCAGCTTTCTCATGAAGACAACTCTCGGTTCTGTTACATGAATCTCTTCCGACCCGTTCATCTCCCTTCACGAGCACCCATCACTAACTCCCTGGACGGTGGTGATGTCTGGCTCAAGATGCTTGAAGAAGCCAAATCCGACGTTGAGCAAGAACCCATTTTGTCAAGCTACTATCACGCTTCCATTACATCGCATCCATCGTTAGGTTCCGCTTTGGCGAACATTCTCTCGGTAAAGCTCAGCACTTTAACCTTACCAAGCAACACCCTTTTCGAGATGTTCATCAGCGTTTTAGAAGAAAGCCCAGAGATGGTGGAGTCGGTGAAGCAAGACCTAGTAGCAGCAAAGGAAAGAGACCCAGCTTGCTTAAGCTACGTCCATTGCTTCCTAAGCTTCAAAGGCTTTCTCGCTTGTCAAGCTCATCGTATCGCTCACAAGCTCTGGTCCCAAGACAGAAAGATCCTTGCTTTACTCATCCAAAACAGAGTATCCGAAGCTTTCGCCGTCGACATCCATCCGGGAGCCAAGATCGGAAAAGGGATTCTGTTAGACCACGCAACGGCCGTGGTGATCGGAGAAACGGCGGTGGTTGGAGACAACGTTTCGATTCTCCACGGCGTGACGCTGGGAGGAACAGGGAAACAGTGCGGCGATAGGCACCCCAAGATCGGGGATGGGGTCTTGATCGGAGCAGGGACTTGTATACTAGGGAATATAACAATCGGAGAGGGAGCTAAGATTGGATCGGGGTCGGTGGTGCTTAAGGACGTGCCGCCGCGAACAACGGCGGTTGGAAACCCGGCGAGACCGATAGGTGGGAAAGAGAATCGGAGAATGGTTGATAAGGTTCCAGGTTTGAGTATGGACCAGACTTCGTATTTGACCGAGTGGTCTGATTATGTCATCTAA
- the BNAA05G13480D gene encoding renalase, which produces MSGSILISPAIRRRSVSVAMKVAVIGSGISGAVCASALARNGVSVTIFDSGRGPGGRTSQRREVGEDGKELTFDHGAPFFSVTNSDAMALVHEWESRGFVSQWKQVFGSFDCASNKFLGIIQQEEDANNNKYVGVPGMNSIAKALCNQSGVESMFGTGIAKLEWLEEEIPWLLTDSKGQNLGRFDGVVASDKNIASPRFTQLTGLSPPLDLNLVPELATKLQDIPVFPCFSLMLAFKEPLSLIPAKGLSFKNSEILSWAHCDSTKPGRSTDSERWILHSTPGYASSVIAKTGLQKLSSETLDKISEEMFKEFQCSGLVSSLPFFMKAHRWGSAFPAKSIAVEERCLWDRNRNLAICGDFCVSPNVQGAILSGLAAASKLLQASSCL; this is translated from the exons ATGTCAGGCTCAATTTTGATATCGCCGGCGATTAGGAGGAGGAGCGTTTCCGTGGCAATGAAGGTGGCCGTCATCGGAAGCGGAA TATCAGGAGCAGTGTGCGCATCGGCTCTGGCCAGGAATGGAGTCTCCGTCACTATCTTCGACTCCGGTCGTGGCCCCGGTGGCCGCACGTCTCAAAGAAG GGAGGTTGGGGAAGATGGGAAGGAGCTGACGTTCGACCATGGAGCTCCGTTTTTCTCTGTGACCAACTCTGATGCAATGGCCCTTGTTCACGAGTGGGAGTCCAGAGGTTTTGTTTCTCAGTGGAAACAAGTTTTTGGGAGTTTCGATTGTGCCTCCAACAAGTTTCTTGGCATCATCCAACAG GAAGAGGATGCCAACAACAACAAGTATGTGGGTGTTCCAGGCATGAACTCTATAGCAAAGGCCTTGTGCAACCAGTCCG GTGTTGAATCTATGTTTGGAACTGGTATTGCCAAGCTGGAGTGGTTAGAGGAAGAGATACCATGGCTGTTGACAGATTCTAAAGGACAAAACCTGGGTCGTTTTGATGGAGTGGTTGCATCTGATAAAAACATTGCTTCTCCAAGGTTTACTCAACTAACCGGACTCTCACCTCCTCTGG ACTTGAATCTTGTCCCCGAGTTGGCCACTAAGCTGCAAGATATTCCTGTTTTCCCATGCTTTTCTCTTATGCTAGCTTTTAAAGAACCATTGTCTTTG ATACCAGCGAAAGGCTTATCTTTCAAGAATTCTGAGATTTTGAGCTGGGCTCACTGTGATAGCACTAAGCCAGGGCGGTCCACTGATAG TGAAAGATGGATACTGCATTCAACTCCAGGCTATGCCAGCAGTGTTATTGCCAAAACCGGCCTCCAAAAGCTATCGAGCGAAACACTTGACAAAATATCTGAAGAGATGTTCAAAGAGTTTCAGTGCTCAGGGCTTGTTAGTTCTCTCCCCTTTTTCATGAAAGCCCACAGATG GGGAAGTGCGTTCCCAGCCAAAAGCATAGCCGTAGAGGAGAGGTGTCTCTGGGATAGAAACAGGAACCTAGCAATCTGTGGAGATTTCTGTGTCAGTCCAAACGTCCAAGGTGCCATACTCAGTGGCTTAGCTGCAGCTTCAAAGCTTTTGCAGGCTTCCAGCTGCTTATAG